The window TCAACCTTCATTGTATGTGGGACATTCTCTTTTGCCCTTTTTACAGCCTCTGTAATACTCCCTATAGCCTTTATGTGATTATCCTTAATTAGCACCGCATCAGACAAGGAATACCTATGATTTTTTCCACCACCGACAAAAACAGCGTATTTATCAAGCATTCTCAAAAGAGGAATGGTCTTTCGAGTATCAGTGACAGCTGCCCTGTATCCTTTCACCTTTTGGACAAGCATATTTGTAAATGTTGCAATACCGCTCATTCTTTGAAGAAGGTTTAAAGCAAGCCTTTCACCCATCAAGATTGCTCGTGTTTTTCCTTGTATTTTGGCCAAAACATCACCTTTTTGAATATAGTCTCCATCAGTTTTTAACTTTTCAAATTTTATGCCGCCATCTAATATCTCAAATACCCTTTTTGCCACATCTATTCCACATAAAATTCCATTCTCTTTAGCCAATAAAACAGCATTCGACGTGCTCTCTTGCGGAATTAATAAGTCTGTCGTAATATCTCCATATGGCATATCCTCTACAAGTGCATCCTTAATAATTTTATCAATTACCAAAAAATTTAGCATTTAAAATATTTCCTCCCATCCATAAATGTTTGAGTATACCAAATGCTTCTTCCAGTTAGCATCGTCCTGGTACGGGAAATCTTTTCTGTAATGAGAACCTCTGCTTTCTTTTCTCATCAGCGCTGCATTTGCCAGAATATATCCTATCATGAGCATGTTATAATATTCTATCTCTTTTTGTGTGCTGAGTTTCATTGTATTCAATATTTCTAACCTTGAGACAATGTAATCTATCAATTTTTCAAGCCCTTCTTTTGTTCGCACAATCCCTGCATGCTCACTCATTTTACTTCTCAAACCTTCAATCTCGGTAGCTACGTTCAAATCAAAATCCTTTTTACTCAAACTTCTATGGCAGATTGCTATATATTTTACATTTTTTTGTGACCTGCCATTGATATATTGAGCTATTCTTCTTCCAAAAACAAGACCTTCTAAAAGTGAATTTGATGCAAGCCTGTTTGCTCCATGAACACGTGTCCCTGCTGCCTCACCACATACAAAAAGGTTTTCTACAGTGGTTCTGCCAAACTCGTCAGAAAGCACGCCACCCATACTATAATGCTGCGCAGGTGCAACAGGAATTCTTTCTTTTGTAATATCAATGCCAAGTTCCAAACATTTTTTATATATATTAGGAAATCTCTTTCTTATAAAGTTAGCATCAAGATGAGTAATATCGAGAAATACGTTTTCAGAACCTGTCCTTTGCAGCTCAAAGTATATGCTACGAGAAACAATATCTCTTGGTGCAAGCTCTGCAAGAGGATGGTACTGGGGCATAAATCTTTCACCAAAAATATTGTAAAGAAGGCCACCTTCTCCTCTTACTGCCTCTGATATCAAAAAACTTTTGTTTACTTTATGATAAAGCACTGTAGGATGAAACTGCACAAGTTCCATATCAACAACCTTTGCTCCACACCTTATTGCTGCAGCACAGCCATCACCTGTTGTCACCTCAGGGTTTGTTGTGTATTTGTATAAATATCCATAGCCACCAGATGCCAGAACAATGTTTTTTGCAAATAAAATGACATTCTTATTCTTTATCTTTAGTAAAACTCCTATAGCAGTGTTATTCTCATCGGTGAGTATATCAACCAGAAAAGCATTTTCAAATATTGTAACATTTTCATACGACTTTACTACATGTCCTAAATGCTCAGACACAATTCTTCCTGTTGCATCTCCACTTGCATGAATTATTCTTCTTCGGCTGTGTGCTCCTTCCTGACCTAAAATAATCTCCCCTTCGTCATCTAAATCAAATGGAATATTCATCTTAAGCAAAATGTTTATATTTTCAATAGCCTCGTCAACCAAAATTCTTACCATGTGCAAATCACAAAGACCACTGCCTGCTTTTATCGTGTCCATGTAGTGTATGTCAGGGCTGTCATCATGGCTGAGTGGCGCTGCAATCCCGCCTTGGGCTAAATTGGTATTGCTAACCTGCATGGTTTCTTTTGTTACAAGAGCAGTTTTTAGTCTTTTGTCAAGATTGACTGCAGTGTATAGCCCTGCAACACCTGTTCCAATAATCACTACATCAAAATTTAATACTTCATCACTACCAGAGTCAAATTCAATACAAAACCT is drawn from Caldicellulosiruptor diazotrophicus and contains these coding sequences:
- the nadB gene encoding L-aspartate oxidase; the protein is MAEFKRFCIEFDSGSDEVLNFDVVIIGTGVAGLYTAVNLDKRLKTALVTKETMQVSNTNLAQGGIAAPLSHDDSPDIHYMDTIKAGSGLCDLHMVRILVDEAIENINILLKMNIPFDLDDEGEIILGQEGAHSRRRIIHASGDATGRIVSEHLGHVVKSYENVTIFENAFLVDILTDENNTAIGVLLKIKNKNVILFAKNIVLASGGYGYLYKYTTNPEVTTGDGCAAAIRCGAKVVDMELVQFHPTVLYHKVNKSFLISEAVRGEGGLLYNIFGERFMPQYHPLAELAPRDIVSRSIYFELQRTGSENVFLDITHLDANFIRKRFPNIYKKCLELGIDITKERIPVAPAQHYSMGGVLSDEFGRTTVENLFVCGEAAGTRVHGANRLASNSLLEGLVFGRRIAQYINGRSQKNVKYIAICHRSLSKKDFDLNVATEIEGLRSKMSEHAGIVRTKEGLEKLIDYIVSRLEILNTMKLSTQKEIEYYNMLMIGYILANAALMRKESRGSHYRKDFPYQDDANWKKHLVYSNIYGWEEIF
- the nadC gene encoding carboxylating nicotinate-nucleotide diphosphorylase; translated protein: MLNFLVIDKIIKDALVEDMPYGDITTDLLIPQESTSNAVLLAKENGILCGIDVAKRVFEILDGGIKFEKLKTDGDYIQKGDVLAKIQGKTRAILMGERLALNLLQRMSGIATFTNMLVQKVKGYRAAVTDTRKTIPLLRMLDKYAVFVGGGKNHRYSLSDAVLIKDNHIKAIGSITEAVKRAKENVPHTMKVEVEVRNMQEFEEALRSGADVIMLDHFTVDEMKRAVEKAEGRVLIEASGNINIDNIEEIAKTGVDIISVGSITHSVKSLDISLDFVD